The DNA window TTTTGCAAAGCATGGCCTCATCATGACACTGacacacatttttatataaacCTGGAAAATACTGAAGTTTTTAGAATTTAGAAACAAAGCCAGGTATGATATGCAAAGTTGGAAATTTCGATTTAATAATTGTCTAGTCAAAGGGTTTGAGAaatgtcaaaagaaaaacaaataaaaataaagtgattGTGGTTAAGGCTGCTAGCACATTAGCAGAAGTAAAGAACTGTAGTTCATGCAGTTATTTATAAATACAAAACAAGCTTTTTGTATCTGTGAACAGAGGGTAGCTTTGTAGATTGTGATCCTTCACTGCCAAGTAACTTCtgctttattatttatatattttatgaaGGAACATTAAAGTGACCTTTGcttaccttttttttgttttgttttttaaatgaattctgTTACACTATTAGAGATGTGTTTTAAATCCAAAACCTCGAGCAGATTCGTCCCATATGCTACAACATTGTATCTTTATTACACTGAAACATAATCtatgttatttttatataaacctggaaataatctgaaactcttagaatttaaaaacaaactttttactCTCTGCAGATTTTCTCATATCTACAGTGGAATTATTTTAACCTGCACAGTGTTTTCCTTTTAACTTTACAGTAGTCAGTGTGTGCACACAGGAAACACAGACCAGTTGTGTGCATTGTAACTCATTAAAAGTGACAGCCCTCAGCCAAGCAAGTCATTTCTTCAGATCGActttaaaaatgtgcttaatTTAAAGATAGCTTTTCATatgaattaaaaagaaacatgttgaCCCTCACTAAGAGTTCTGCCTTGTGGTTTGTGGGAAAAACTTCATAATGCAGCAGAATAATGAACCCAGTCACACCTTACACAGCTTTACATGTTTAAAAGCAAACAGTGCTGACTGTGATGGACTCATTACTGACTTCCCTTACAGTTAACTGAACTCAGCAACACTGATTATTCACAAGGGTGCAGAGAAAGGCAGCACCATTCTCACATACATGACTCACAGTATCAGGTCTGCACAAACTCGTGGGGTCCATGCATCGAGAGTGTTGCTGTCAGTACAGTAAAAGTGGGAGTGGGGTCAGGGTGGGTGTTTGGAGTGGGTACTTTATCTGACTTTATATAATGAAAGTAACATGAACATCCCATTCATTATCCAGAACTTTCTTCCATATAGCACAAAGTGACACACGTTGGAGAAAGTGTGCAGCAGGAAGAAAGTCAAACACACTGGCAACATCTAGAGGACAAATAAGGAATAACAGTCTGAAAAACTACAAcatcaaatacattttactcttttaggctacgttcacactgcaggtcttaatgctcaattccgattttttgatcaaatctgatttttttgtctgcttgttcacactacagataaaatgcgacagcaaacgcgctctagtgtgaacgctcaaagcggcccgcatgctcaacagaagatgtcacacacaacgcgctctgtttagacccagagcaaacagtattgtttgactgatggcccttaatataaagacttcggacttcacctttcccaatttttgctgtaagttattttgttatttacataataatgtagataacctaataatgatccttattgctgttttagaggagcggtgcttcaaaggacaGTTGCAGagttctgtcagaatctgcagattatacagtacaaataaaatgttcacgtttctccaacgttgtcttcccagcagtttcaccggatggccaggaagcgttcacaatgtcttctcgggcgcttctccggcgctgataattggcgtctgtcttgtgtcagtgacgtaaaagacggatttaatgcgattTGACCGttcacacagcagtcgctttctaaaacatcagatatgtatcggattcagtgcCACATAGAAGGTTAGTAGATCGGTCAAATCTGTGTGTCAAAGTATCTTTGGGCAGGTGCTGAGCACTGAGTTGCCCCCAGTGCTCCCACTGGAGGGTGAATGTCAGGTTAAAAGAGCttaggcaagaaaaaaaaacaaaacacttttgtcaatgaatgaatgaggcttgtagtaAGAAAGTGCTTTTTGTCAGTAAGTCACACGTGTAAGGATTTTAAGGGTTTTCTGTAGAAATAAATGTACCAAGAACTACTGTAAGGAGTGTTGATTGTTACACTtgcaactgaatatttatttatcttgaCACACACAGATTGTCAGAGGTTGTGTGTGGAGGCGTGGAAGAGatgacccaaacgcaggactcacggtgcagaaatgatgaggatttATTGGAGTGGGTGAATAAACAACGCAGGAACGGCAGAACTGACTAGCTGACTGAAAGACTGAGTGGCTGGCTGAATAACTGAGCACTAACGGGAACGACTACATAACATCACAcaaacatcaatgacacgacaaggGCTGAAGGGAagagagggcttaaatacacgacTAACAATGACAACGATTGGAGACAGGTGAGTGAACAACTGAACCtaatgaactaatgataaaTGGGAAGAGGActgaacataatgcacacagaccaaggctaacacaataaaacaggaagtggaacaggcagtagataaacagtgaacgtgaactgaaaatactgggtcaacgacccagaaACCCTGACACAGATCACTAGTTTACAGCACATCACTTTAAATAGTCATATGAAAAAAATAGTTACCTTGGTGAAAGTTTACAATATAAATGCTCTGGTTTGTCGCattagttttaatatttactAACCATTAAAGATTAGAAATATTATCACTAAGACCAGTTTATAAGtgcacaaagacaaaaagattacaaagataataaaaataaaataaacagcaaatatgaaaactgaaactaactTTGTTTCTGACGTCCAATAAGAAAAGTGTAATAATAGAGTAATGCAATGAAGAAAGTAAGTATAATATCGCTGAATCCGACAGTCAAGAGGAAAATAATAAACCATATTACTTGAGTGCAGATCAGACTTTATCAGTGTTGAGCCATTTACAGCTAAAGATTTGATTTTTGCTTCTAGCTGAAATTTTGTCATCACCAAAAAAATCAGGCATCATGACTGAATCAGGCAGTCAAAAGGAAACTATATTTACTTTACTGAATATCAGATATTGCCAATTTTGTGCTGGTTAaaacaatgtttgttttttttgtttgttgttttgctatTAGTTGAACTTttgccagtaaaaaaaaaaaaagagccagtGACACAAATCAGAAAtcttatttaaaacaaacaaaattatatGTCTCATTGTCTCTCTGACTGACCCACTCACACTGTCCTCCACTCTGCATGCCCACAGCCCTGCCACAATCCTCAGTCTTTCCCTCTCTGCTCCACTTCTCATAACAGACCAACTTGTCATTGACCCAGAACCACAGATCCAGAGTGCAGGAGTAGCGCAGGCCGAGCCAGACAAAAGGACTCGAGGCATTCTTGGCTGTCACctctgcccatctctgttggtAAGGGTTAGTGATGGAGACCAGTCCCCTGtgaaatattctgcagtaaTCCAAGGCCTCCTCCCAggtcttgttttctttgatcAGGATCAGTTTATCtgccataaagaaaaaacaacacattgaGTTGAATCTAGTGAGCTGTAAACATGAGAAACTCTCTGTGCTGTTTATTTTgttccaattaaaaaaaaaaaaacctagaaAAAGCGTGTGTGTTACTCTGCCCTCAGTAGAAACCagtataataacaataatgaacTTTGTGCAGACAGGTCGACAACATCCtgaaatatttatgtgtttttaaactATTAGGAATCCAAAACAACTTCTCTCCATATTTACAGACAACAGAGACTTTAAAACGTTGGTTGAACATAAAAGTAGCTCAAAGTTATCCCACAGATATTTAAAGTCATCTGACTGTCAACTAAGTGTGTTCATGTTTATGAGATTAATTCAGCAAACATGCAGATGTAGGAGGAGGAAAAATATACAACATGTTCAGTTGGATCTTGTCAGTGATTCCAGTGATCCTCCTTTTAGAGAAACCAATCAGACAAATGTTGATAAAAACTCACCATCATAACAGAAGAAGGGTTTTTCTTTGTCACATTCATCAGAGCTCCATTTTCCTGATCTGTTTAACAGAGTCATAGCACATGTCTTGTTGCTTTGTTTATCATTGAATAACTGCATATCCCAGTATCTGAAAGAGAAATCACTCCCATCTGACCACCTCCAGCTGTCTCTGAACAGACCGACCCATGCACTAAACTTAGTTGTAATCAGGGCCTTCATTTCTTCTCCATCTACCTGATCGAGTCCACTGGCCAAGTCAGTGTAAATTGATCTGCAGTAGCTCTGAGCCTGTGTCCAGCTCATAAATAACGTTATCAAATTCAatgttttcttgtctttcttcatttctgtgaaatcaacagaaaaacacacaaagacatccCTCAATAAATTTTCTTGTGAAattctgtctgtctctatcTTCTTAAGTTAGTATTATGATATtccattatatttttatatcatgatattataataatatttaatattattcacATCTCCTCACCATTGTAGCAGATGAACCACATAGTACGGTCACATGAAACATCTGCCAGCTTTTTATCTCCATTATCGTAtcttttcctcccacagtttccAGGCAGTTCTCTACCAGTTCTTCCACTCTGATTCCAGCTGCTGTCATTATGAATGTATTCCACTCCTGGCAGAGACCAATGCCACGTCCTGTTTCCACCTGTGTTGTTGTTCAGTCCAATCCAGGCTTCTCCTTGATTCTGTGCTGAGTTACGGAGTCTGCTCATGTCTGTCATGTCAAACACTTTGGCCAGGTCTGTATATTTCTCTCTGCAGTATCTCTGTGCTTCATACCAGCTcttgttttctttaataaagtGGTACTCATACAGGCGGCATGTAAAGAGGCAACACTGACCTAATATACAGAAATATGATATAGAGATTATATGAGATTATTGAATTcacttaaaaaagtaaaaaacaacaacaacaacaaaacgtgtGAGGTCATAATCtgcattaattttaattttaaacaaacaataaacaatcCACTTACCTATCAGAATAAGCAGATACAGACTCCACTGCATCTTTGATCTGACAGATGAAAGTGATGCTTTATTGCTCAAGGAAACAAAGATTTGAACAGAACTTCTTCGATGCAAACTTTTTgtcaggaaagaaaagatggatTAAACAGAAAGcaagataaagaaaaatagtGTGAACATTTTGAACCAGAACAgaaattaattcatttttaataattCAGCAGCTCATGGAGAAGGTAATGAAACCATTAATGTTACTCATCTTGGAAGTTCTTGTTATTTTAAGCTCACAAGTCTTTTCAGTAAACCTCGTGCAagataaatgtttcttttttgtaacaCATCACAAAATATTTTCAATATTCTCTACACATCACCTCTGTACTACATACATTAaatatattacagtttttaaacTTACATGTGATAATTTCTTCTCTATCCGATGTGTTCATGAAGACAGCTCTCAGGTAAATATTGAAACACAGTATAGAGAGCTCTTTTTGTCCTGGTCAggatttgaatattaaaataaaagtctGACTTTCCCTCTGAATGAATGATCCACTGATGTGAGGGATTTTTATATTCCagttatgaaagatgtcatttaCATtatgagaaagagagacagagacagattcATCATGTGCTTGGTGAAATGATGCAGGACTGTTGGCCTACCAGGATAAAATTTCTGCTTCCtacatttgagtcatttgaATAAATTTGTGTATCGAGTCACACCATATTGAGTAGTGTCGCGAAATCGATCAATGTAGAGCAGTGTCACAAACCACGGAGGCCCCAGAACAGTGCAATCAAACGTTGAGTTTATTAACAGCCCGGAGAAAACATCAACATATGTCTTCTGACCAAAATACATGTTGTGGACACTTATAAAGCAGTGGGGTACACGCCCATGGCGTCAATGACAGATTAAAATAGGTTCCAGACATTAGTCACAGTTAATCGTACATCTTGTACATCTTTAATAGCTATAACCAGACATAGAACTTCTCATTTTGATAACACCTTCAaggtaataataaataataaaggtaATAATCTTAAGCCCAAGGGCTGGTTATAACCTCCAGTCATCTGTTACCAAGTAGAATAAAATGCAACAGGTTTGCAACAAGAAGCTGGAAACATTTGGGCCTCTGCTCAGGCCTATTCCTAGtttatatgtattatatgtaCTGTAAGCATGCATTGCAGttatccttctatgttctagtttccctcagcatgtatcacctggacagttacgccagtgaagcttaagacccttaatgaaccgaacatcaactcaaaataggcacagatatgcaatgtgtataaaatacTTCTAACCatacttgtaataaaagttaacaAAATGGAAGGATCCTCAAATGGACATCTTCATAAACAACTGTAATGCAGTATCAATACTGTGAGAAATATTATTAGATGaaataatgctgtaaagaatgttattaatgcaggtataatgatgcagattatatggca is part of the Maylandia zebra isolate NMK-2024a linkage group LG3, Mzebra_GT3a, whole genome shotgun sequence genome and encodes:
- the LOC143417060 gene encoding macrophage mannose receptor 1-like yields the protein MQWSLYLLILIGQCCLFTCRLYEYHFIKENKSWYEAQRYCREKYTDLAKVFDMTDMSRLRNSAQNQGEAWIGLNNNTGGNRTWHWSLPGVEYIHNDSSWNQSGRTGRELPGNCGRKRYDNGDKKLADVSCDRTMWFICYNEMKKDKKTLNLITLFMSWTQAQSYCRSIYTDLASGLDQVDGEEMKALITTKFSAWVGLFRDSWRWSDGSDFSFRYWDMQLFNDKQSNKTCAMTLLNRSGKWSSDECDKEKPFFCYDDKLILIKENKTWEEALDYCRIFHRGLVSITNPYQQRWAEVTAKNASSPFVWLGLRYSCTLDLWFWVNDKLVCYEKWSREGKTEDCGRAVGMQSGGQCEWVSQRDNETYNFVCFK